The following proteins come from a genomic window of Gimesia chilikensis:
- a CDS encoding sulfatase — protein MRSPLMFLLIAVCYVLTGLVSQAAEQQPPNIVLILADDLGYGDLACYGNKQVQTPHIDRLAAGGLKFTDFHSAGAMCTPTRAAMLTGQYQQRFGTEFEGALSGKADRDIGLPHQALTMAELLKQRGYATACFGKWHLGYQPPWLPTSQGFDVFRGLASGDGDHHTHVDRSGNEDWWHNNAIQMEKGYTADLLSRYSVEFIEANRERPFFLYVPHLAIHFPWQGPNDPPHRQAGQSYHADKWGIIPEPGNVSPHTRAMIESLDQSVGQIMAALQRLQLEKNTLVIFSSDNGGYLNYGKQFQHISSNGPLRGQKGTLYEGGHRVPCLMSWPGTIRPGVTDQTAHSIDLLPTFASIAGIPDVDYQTDGVDLAPLWQGKQKLADRSLFWRMGNRSAVRSGKWKLCVTNQRRELFNLETDLGEQQNQAVAHPEIVNKLNQALKGWEADVDTSAQKLKH, from the coding sequence ATGCGCTCTCCTCTTATGTTTCTGCTGATCGCGGTATGTTATGTGTTGACTGGCCTGGTTTCTCAGGCTGCCGAGCAACAACCGCCGAATATTGTGTTGATCCTGGCCGATGATCTCGGCTACGGTGACCTGGCCTGTTATGGAAACAAACAGGTCCAGACGCCTCACATCGATCGCCTGGCCGCGGGTGGCTTGAAATTTACGGACTTCCATTCTGCCGGCGCCATGTGCACGCCGACCCGGGCCGCGATGTTGACGGGGCAGTATCAACAGCGATTTGGTACCGAGTTTGAAGGCGCCCTCTCAGGCAAAGCAGATCGCGACATCGGTCTCCCCCATCAGGCACTGACGATGGCCGAGTTGCTGAAGCAGCGGGGTTACGCGACAGCCTGTTTCGGGAAGTGGCATCTGGGTTACCAGCCCCCCTGGCTGCCCACCAGTCAGGGTTTTGATGTGTTTCGAGGTCTGGCCTCGGGAGACGGCGATCATCACACGCACGTCGATCGTTCGGGCAATGAGGACTGGTGGCACAACAATGCGATCCAGATGGAAAAAGGTTACACCGCCGACCTGTTGAGCAGGTATAGCGTAGAGTTTATCGAAGCCAATCGCGAGCGGCCCTTCTTTCTTTATGTGCCTCATCTGGCGATACACTTTCCCTGGCAGGGACCGAACGATCCGCCTCATCGGCAAGCGGGACAGTCATACCATGCGGACAAATGGGGCATCATTCCCGAGCCGGGAAATGTCAGTCCGCATACGCGGGCGATGATTGAATCGCTGGACCAGAGTGTGGGACAAATTATGGCCGCGCTCCAGCGCCTGCAACTGGAAAAGAACACGCTCGTCATTTTCTCTTCGGATAATGGCGGCTATCTCAACTATGGAAAACAGTTTCAGCACATCTCCAGCAATGGCCCCCTCCGCGGTCAAAAGGGGACGTTGTACGAAGGCGGGCATCGCGTGCCCTGTCTGATGTCCTGGCCGGGCACCATTCGTCCCGGCGTCACAGATCAGACCGCGCATTCCATTGATCTGCTCCCGACCTTCGCCAGCATCGCAGGGATTCCCGATGTGGATTACCAGACTGACGGCGTCGATCTGGCACCGCTCTGGCAGGGCAAACAGAAGCTGGCCGACCGTAGTCTGTTCTGGCGGATGGGAAATCGCAGCGCGGTGCGCAGTGGGAAGTGGAAACTGTGCGTCACCAATCAGCGCCGCGAACTGTTCAATCTGGAAACCGATCTCGGCGAACAGCAGAACCAGGCAGTGGCGCATCCGGAAATCGTTAACAAACTGAACCAGGCTTTGAAGGGATGGGAAGCGGATGTCGATACGAGCGCTCAGAAACTTAAACACTAA
- a CDS encoding dienelactone hydrolase family protein, whose translation MLINLNVSRYFAAICFFICCLFLLYCEQTVQAADQSANITRLSEILPDKPWLERRKEIQRRWLELLGPFPDKVLPLESKLEEVEQKDGLTRYHVSFQTEADDRVTGWLLVPDEAKNKPTPAIICIHSTTWGSGKDATIGLSGRRPVDPPRDPQVGAAYGLTLAQHGFVTLSIDLLTDGERIDPRHRVMDTRPFYQKHPEWSIVGKNTWDIMRSVDFLQTLDFVDHGQIGCTGWSLGGHTALFAAAFDERITATVSNGGVLDWWRQTAAWSRKPSSWTPWRKGIDAPTSSKKLERRFGFKTNSGPYVYIKSFRPYIDDPTRQIPIDFDSLMALVAPRPLLIISTEHEFYRHRFFPKAQQTLEIYANWKDADGLPSVLKARQERRGYAETLEYYGTQHLMKPEKIERQLGEFGAGDCFSWFSFPGGHSFPGVARRMTFAWFDRWLGRTLY comes from the coding sequence ATGCTCATCAACCTGAATGTCTCCCGGTATTTCGCTGCCATCTGTTTCTTCATCTGCTGCCTGTTCCTTCTCTACTGCGAACAAACAGTCCAGGCAGCCGACCAGAGTGCCAACATTACGCGACTGTCCGAAATCCTACCTGATAAGCCATGGCTCGAACGACGTAAAGAGATCCAGCGACGCTGGCTGGAACTTCTGGGACCTTTTCCCGATAAAGTACTCCCGCTTGAAAGCAAGCTGGAAGAGGTAGAACAGAAAGATGGTCTGACTCGTTATCATGTCAGTTTTCAGACCGAAGCAGATGACCGGGTCACCGGCTGGCTGCTGGTTCCGGATGAGGCAAAGAATAAACCGACTCCCGCGATCATCTGTATTCACAGCACAACCTGGGGCTCGGGAAAAGATGCCACCATCGGGCTTTCGGGGCGCCGTCCCGTCGATCCGCCACGCGACCCGCAGGTGGGAGCCGCCTATGGATTGACTCTGGCCCAGCATGGCTTTGTCACACTGAGCATCGATCTGCTGACCGATGGCGAACGCATCGATCCCCGGCATCGAGTGATGGATACCCGACCGTTTTATCAAAAGCACCCGGAATGGTCGATCGTGGGCAAGAATACATGGGATATTATGCGCAGCGTCGATTTTCTGCAAACGCTGGACTTTGTCGACCACGGCCAGATCGGTTGTACGGGCTGGTCGCTGGGAGGACACACGGCCCTCTTTGCGGCGGCCTTTGACGAGCGGATCACTGCCACCGTCAGTAACGGCGGTGTTCTGGACTGGTGGCGACAGACGGCGGCGTGGTCCCGCAAACCATCCAGTTGGACTCCCTGGCGCAAGGGCATCGATGCGCCTACCAGCAGTAAAAAACTGGAACGCCGATTTGGTTTCAAAACCAATAGTGGCCCTTATGTCTATATCAAAAGTTTTCGCCCGTATATCGACGATCCCACCAGGCAGATTCCGATCGACTTTGACAGCCTGATGGCCCTGGTCGCGCCGCGTCCCCTGCTGATCATCTCGACGGAACACGAATTCTATCGGCACCGGTTCTTCCCCAAAGCACAACAGACACTGGAAATCTACGCCAACTGGAAAGATGCAGACGGTCTGCCCAGCGTCCTCAAAGCCAGACAGGAGCGACGGGGCTATGCAGAGACACTCGAATACTATGGAACGCAACACCTGATGAAGCCGGAAAAAATTGAGCGGCAGCTGGGAGAATTCGGAGCAGGGGACTGCTTCAGCTGGTTTTCATTTCCGGGTGGTCACAGCTTTCCGGGTGTTGCCCGCAGGATGACCTTCGCCTGGTTTGATCGCTGGCTGGGTCGGACCCTGTATTGA
- a CDS encoding DUF1559 domain-containing protein: MTNSPLRKKIGYTVLILLVLVVAFDQFLRYCQSRLEPYNGDPPLKNTMKMLGLAFHNFQEQHGSLPGNIRDASTGQNLLSWRVLLPEEVGETLPGYQNSEPWDAPDNRELTGFLPDLYQHAGNGWPVTLSDQRVAGLTSALGVKNPSGNWNGTDPDSEPVLYINNKAVLCIGVAAAERVPWTKPVDYSISEVIEQLQQDQGSTSPTILFALFADGYVIPPPFTWKLNEPE; the protein is encoded by the coding sequence ATGACGAACTCACCACTTCGCAAGAAAATCGGTTACACAGTGCTGATTCTCCTGGTTCTGGTTGTGGCATTTGATCAGTTCCTGCGCTATTGTCAGAGTCGCCTTGAACCTTATAACGGCGATCCCCCGCTCAAAAACACGATGAAAATGTTGGGGCTGGCATTCCATAATTTTCAAGAGCAACATGGTTCACTGCCAGGCAACATCAGGGACGCATCGACGGGCCAGAACCTGCTCAGTTGGCGAGTGCTTCTGCCTGAAGAAGTGGGCGAGACGCTGCCTGGTTATCAAAATTCCGAACCGTGGGACGCCCCCGACAATCGCGAGCTGACGGGCTTTCTTCCCGATCTGTATCAACATGCGGGCAATGGCTGGCCGGTCACTCTGAGTGACCAGCGTGTGGCAGGCCTGACGAGTGCCTTGGGGGTGAAAAATCCAAGCGGCAATTGGAACGGCACAGACCCGGACAGCGAGCCGGTGCTTTATATTAACAACAAAGCGGTCCTTTGCATCGGCGTCGCTGCAGCGGAACGCGTCCCCTGGACAAAACCCGTCGATTATTCGATCTCCGAGGTAATCGAACAGCTGCAGCAGGACCAGGGCAGTACCTCACCCACGATCCTATTCGCCCTCTTCGCAGACGGCTACGTCATCCCGCCCCCGTTCACCTGGAAGCTGAACGAGCCTGAATAA
- a CDS encoding SMI1/KNR4 family protein encodes MTETEIQELETETGCILPTTYRELLLNYPQRLKELAATLGVEELELLTHNQESLVRMNVDQAEYVRMFFPPHYFVIGENGNGDVYAIDTQSSAVPVYMGGPHPGEYPEDAAGNPLPDADSLQEYIEYVVFLYEEAIQYERELDDTRVYQPPGKLMETLSICLSLLLAPVMLLLLLFSMIIAVPYFLLLELWDKLRPVRK; translated from the coding sequence ATGACCGAAACCGAAATCCAGGAACTGGAAACCGAGACCGGCTGTATATTGCCGACCACTTATCGGGAGCTGTTGCTAAATTATCCGCAACGGTTAAAGGAACTGGCGGCGACACTCGGCGTCGAAGAACTGGAGCTGCTTACTCATAACCAGGAATCGCTGGTCCGGATGAATGTAGACCAGGCGGAGTACGTGCGCATGTTTTTTCCACCCCACTATTTTGTCATTGGCGAAAATGGGAATGGAGACGTGTACGCGATCGACACTCAGTCCTCTGCTGTTCCCGTCTATATGGGCGGCCCACATCCTGGTGAGTACCCGGAGGATGCAGCAGGGAACCCCCTGCCCGATGCTGACAGCCTGCAGGAGTACATTGAGTACGTCGTCTTTCTCTACGAGGAAGCAATTCAGTACGAGCGTGAGCTGGATGACACAAGGGTCTATCAACCCCCGGGAAAGCTGATGGAGACACTTAGTATCTGCCTGAGTCTTTTGCTCGCACCGGTCATGCTGCTGTTGCTGTTGTTCTCCATGATCATCGCAGTCCCATACTTTCTACTGCTGGAATTATGGGACAAACTGAGACCTGTCCGGAAATGA
- a CDS encoding DUF1559 domain-containing protein has protein sequence MYRENSTRQTTLTRHGFTLIELLVVIAIIAILIALLLPAVQQAREAARRSQCKNNLKQIGIALHNYHDVHSVFPPGWVGVVSRQPNVGGESGFSWGTMILPYIDQANLYNQFNFSLAMDVAPNRALLSQRLTVFQCPSDPKPDTFMAEDRNAAQVQMATANYAAVFGSVELDDCYTVSPGTPPLSAQGQCVSNGIFYHNSKVRMRDITDGTSNTLMVGERTTYNDPVEGPWYGTWSGALPLTDDAPARVIGHAEHLPNGGDDPEDFGSFHVGGAHFILGDGHVRFLSENMNQEIFEALGTRAGGEVIGEF, from the coding sequence ATGTACAGAGAGAACTCCACCCGCCAAACAACACTTACCCGCCACGGATTTACTTTAATCGAACTACTGGTCGTGATTGCGATCATCGCGATCCTGATTGCCCTGCTTCTGCCTGCAGTCCAACAGGCACGGGAAGCCGCTCGACGTAGCCAGTGCAAAAACAACCTGAAGCAGATCGGAATTGCGCTGCACAACTATCATGATGTGCATTCGGTCTTTCCTCCTGGATGGGTCGGCGTTGTGAGTCGTCAGCCGAACGTCGGAGGCGAGAGTGGCTTTTCCTGGGGCACGATGATTCTTCCCTACATCGATCAGGCAAATCTCTACAATCAGTTCAATTTCAGTCTGGCTATGGACGTCGCCCCCAATCGAGCTTTGCTCAGCCAGCGATTGACCGTTTTCCAGTGCCCCAGCGATCCCAAACCTGATACCTTCATGGCGGAAGACCGCAACGCCGCACAGGTTCAGATGGCAACCGCCAACTATGCAGCTGTGTTCGGTTCGGTCGAACTGGATGACTGTTACACGGTCTCGCCGGGAACGCCTCCGCTATCCGCGCAGGGACAATGTGTGAGTAACGGCATTTTCTATCACAACAGCAAAGTCCGCATGCGGGACATTACCGACGGTACGAGTAACACACTGATGGTGGGGGAGCGAACCACCTACAACGATCCCGTAGAGGGTCCCTGGTACGGCACCTGGTCTGGAGCACTCCCGCTGACAGACGATGCCCCGGCCCGCGTGATCGGTCACGCAGAGCACCTGCCCAATGGTGGTGACGATCCCGAAGACTTTGGCAGCTTCCATGTCGGCGGTGCCCACTTTATCCTGGGAGATGGACACGTCAGATTTCTGAGCGAAAATATGAATCAGGAAATCTTCGAAGCCCTGGGGACACGGGCAGGAGGCGAAGTCATCGGCGAGTTCTGA
- a CDS encoding SUMF1/EgtB/PvdO family nonheme iron enzyme has product MTIHRETWNRLTNSERVDLALEVRRSLPVPFAFSGIRTFQYQGQENSLAVFNYDNSEFVLIPGDTVQLGYEWERPFPLTSEQVELWEIALEEFETPMSFDDYLEEIMTPPRDVSLDAFLLETKIKRLVDQKLKGAAVDESAPFPHHARARAQLASQGFRLPTSDEWEYACGAGVRTLYRWGEDAPMDWSPSEDRGWLQSGPNAFGLTIANNPWQWEAIHEPGFRRGGDGGGMSCGGGMPYMLGWLMLATAYIYKDDFDRPVLGDDVRRALTVEL; this is encoded by the coding sequence ATGACCATTCATCGCGAAACATGGAACAGACTCACCAACTCAGAGCGGGTTGATCTGGCTCTCGAGGTGCGCAGATCACTGCCTGTTCCCTTTGCTTTTTCGGGCATCAGAACCTTTCAATACCAGGGTCAGGAAAATTCGCTGGCGGTTTTCAATTATGACAACTCCGAATTCGTACTCATTCCGGGAGACACGGTTCAGCTCGGCTATGAGTGGGAACGCCCCTTTCCGCTCACTTCGGAACAGGTAGAACTGTGGGAAATAGCACTGGAAGAATTCGAGACGCCGATGTCGTTCGATGACTATCTCGAAGAAATCATGACGCCGCCTCGCGACGTTTCCCTGGATGCGTTTCTGCTGGAAACAAAAATAAAACGACTGGTAGATCAGAAGCTCAAAGGCGCTGCTGTTGATGAGTCTGCACCATTTCCACATCATGCCAGAGCGCGCGCCCAACTGGCATCCCAGGGCTTCAGATTGCCGACCTCGGATGAATGGGAATATGCCTGCGGCGCGGGCGTGAGAACTCTCTATCGCTGGGGAGAGGATGCCCCGATGGACTGGAGCCCTTCAGAAGACCGGGGCTGGCTGCAAAGCGGACCCAATGCCTTTGGTCTCACCATCGCGAATAATCCCTGGCAGTGGGAAGCGATTCACGAGCCTGGCTTCCGCAGAGGCGGCGATGGTGGCGGGATGAGCTGTGGAGGCGGAATGCCCTATATGCTCGGGTGGCTGATGCTGGCGACAGCATACATCTACAAGGATGACTTTGACCGTCCGGTTCTGGGTGATGACGTACGTCGGGCGCTGACGGTAGAACTGTAG
- a CDS encoding alpha/beta hydrolase has translation MLNQSRLSARLICFAFAFVVSGLTTSFLAAAEKYTEQPGTKGNGSYVVGPNYKIDPRLTDKGNPKGKRFEFKMPLAESKIFPGTDETLDPKKEVRKTRKIFVYVPAAYKDGTKAPILVMQDGPSRMDLVCNALDNLTISKDPAQRLPAFIVIAVQNGGNDGKGSERGLEYDTMSDRYARFINDEVLSAVLNNKQIRAAYPHIAFTNNPWGKATMGCSSGGAAALTMGWFRPDLFRRLITYSGTFVDQQDDDAPQEAEYPLGAWEYHSSMKLIDNSDPKPLRIFTHVAENDNRADDPEETYHNWVMANERTAEALKAKGYDYRYVFSKGTRHCDRKVFEQTLADTLLWMWQGYHGE, from the coding sequence ATGCTCAATCAATCCAGGCTGTCCGCGCGTCTCATCTGTTTTGCTTTCGCCTTTGTTGTCAGTGGGCTGACGACTTCATTTTTGGCTGCAGCTGAAAAATATACTGAGCAGCCGGGTACGAAAGGGAACGGCAGCTATGTTGTCGGGCCCAACTACAAGATCGATCCCCGACTCACTGATAAGGGTAATCCCAAGGGGAAGCGCTTCGAGTTTAAGATGCCTTTGGCGGAGAGTAAAATTTTTCCCGGCACCGACGAGACGCTCGACCCGAAAAAAGAGGTGCGAAAAACCCGCAAGATCTTTGTCTATGTTCCCGCAGCCTATAAAGATGGAACCAAGGCGCCGATTCTGGTCATGCAGGACGGACCGAGCCGGATGGACCTGGTCTGTAATGCCCTGGACAATCTGACGATATCGAAAGATCCAGCACAGCGGCTGCCGGCGTTTATTGTGATTGCAGTCCAGAATGGCGGTAACGACGGTAAAGGGAGCGAACGCGGCCTGGAGTACGATACGATGTCCGATCGTTACGCCCGGTTTATCAATGACGAAGTCCTGTCGGCCGTGCTGAATAACAAACAGATCCGCGCCGCGTATCCGCACATCGCGTTCACCAATAATCCCTGGGGGAAGGCCACGATGGGCTGCAGTTCCGGCGGTGCGGCTGCGTTGACGATGGGCTGGTTCCGACCCGATCTGTTCCGCCGCCTGATTACCTATTCCGGTACCTTCGTCGATCAGCAGGACGACGACGCACCCCAGGAAGCAGAGTATCCCCTGGGTGCGTGGGAATATCATTCGAGCATGAAGCTGATTGATAACAGCGACCCCAAGCCGCTACGGATCTTCACCCACGTGGCGGAAAACGACAACCGGGCCGACGATCCGGAAGAGACGTACCACAACTGGGTGATGGCCAACGAACGGACGGCTGAGGCCCTCAAGGCCAAGGGTTACGATTATCGCTACGTCTTCAGCAAGGGGACCCGGCACTGCGACCGCAAGGTCTTCGAACAGACGCTGGCCGACACCCTGCTCTGGATGTGGCAAGGATATCACGGCGAGTAA